In Acinetobacter pittii, one genomic interval encodes:
- a CDS encoding HD domain-containing protein yields MTQNQVKLAEKLSKESHQGQKYGPHDYFDYHIKGVVNSLIEHQFSEVYIITALLHDSVEDTPLTLDKIESLFGKEVRDAVDALTKRESETREEYLIRCSSNPIARVVKLHDAAFNAHNSHKDNNHSRVDYYLQTMLIVSTAQEK; encoded by the coding sequence ATGACTCAAAATCAAGTTAAACTCGCAGAGAAATTGTCAAAAGAATCGCATCAAGGACAAAAGTATGGTCCTCATGATTACTTTGATTACCATATTAAAGGTGTGGTCAATTCATTAATTGAGCATCAATTTTCAGAAGTTTATATTATTACAGCCCTTCTACACGATAGCGTTGAAGACACGCCTCTTACGCTAGACAAAATCGAAAGCTTATTTGGAAAAGAAGTCCGCGATGCCGTTGATGCATTAACAAAACGGGAAAGTGAAACACGCGAGGAATATTTAATTCGTTGTAGTTCGAATCCGATCGCTCGAGTCGTAAAACTTCATGACGCCGCCTTTAATGCGCATAACTCACATAAGGACAATAATCACTCACGTGTAGATTATTACCTTCAAACCATGTTAATTGTTTCAACGGCCCAAGAGAAATAA
- a CDS encoding alpha/beta hydrolase yields MKTVTFKNKNIDVSATIRFPKDFDENKKYAAIVCAHPISSCKEQTAGSIYGEKLTEAGFITLAFDASYQGASGGEPRFLEDPATRVEDFRCAADYLTTLAYVDENRIGVLGVCGGGGYAVNAAMTERRFKAVATVVGANYGRLMREGDQTPDAAIKTLEAIAAQRTAEARGAEPFITQYIPNSQQEREQAGINDIDIKEAIDYYKTPRGHAEGSPNKLRFSSLAAAVGFDAFHLAEHLLTQPLQIVIGEIPGGFGSYRDGYELFSKAASKDKNLFVVKDASHYDLYDQPEPVAQALEKIIPFFQKHL; encoded by the coding sequence ATGAAAACTGTAACCTTCAAAAATAAAAACATTGATGTTTCTGCAACTATTCGTTTTCCAAAAGATTTTGATGAAAACAAAAAATATGCAGCAATTGTTTGTGCTCACCCCATTAGTAGTTGTAAAGAACAGACTGCTGGCAGCATCTATGGTGAAAAACTGACTGAAGCTGGTTTTATAACTTTAGCGTTTGATGCATCGTATCAAGGTGCTAGCGGTGGTGAACCGCGCTTTCTTGAAGACCCTGCAACACGTGTTGAAGATTTCCGCTGCGCGGCCGACTATTTAACAACGCTTGCTTATGTCGATGAAAACCGTATTGGTGTATTAGGTGTATGTGGTGGCGGTGGTTATGCTGTCAATGCGGCTATGACTGAACGCCGTTTTAAAGCGGTGGCGACTGTTGTAGGCGCAAATTATGGTCGTCTCATGCGTGAAGGCGATCAAACACCTGATGCAGCCATTAAAACTTTAGAAGCCATTGCTGCACAGCGAACTGCCGAAGCGCGTGGTGCTGAACCCTTTATTACCCAGTACATTCCAAACTCACAACAAGAGCGTGAACAAGCTGGAATCAATGATATTGATATTAAAGAAGCGATTGATTACTACAAAACCCCGCGTGGTCACGCAGAAGGTTCACCAAATAAACTTCGCTTTTCAAGCTTAGCCGCTGCAGTTGGGTTCGATGCATTTCATTTGGCAGAGCACCTACTCACCCAACCATTACAAATTGTGATTGGTGAAATTCCGGGCGGCTTCGGTTCTTATCGTGATGGTTATGAACTATTTAGCAAAGCCGCTTCTAAAGATAAAAACCTTTTTGTGGTTAAAGATGCAAGCCATTATGACTTATATGATCAACCTGAACCTGTTGCTCAAGCTTTAGAAAAAATTATTCCGTTCTTTCAAAAACATCTATAA
- a CDS encoding HNH endonuclease, giving the protein MPTVIVENDISQWDDLTGEVYHFPKRYKDLLLTGEKVIYYKGRMKDKNFEPRRLSKFPHYFGIAEVGDVISINNDKELLAEIINFRPFIQAVDFQINNEYLEKIPKNKEKNYWRDGVRKIDDDTYNAIKNLANLGPISETKTLLSNEDSQSFESGVEGKPTLQITTKYERDQKLRKQAILIHGYTCVACGFNFEEFYGEYAKGFIHIHHIEPLFSVGEKVVNPETDLVPLCANCHAVIHRRRDKTLTVDDLQKMINRNVM; this is encoded by the coding sequence ATGCCAACAGTTATTGTAGAAAATGATATTTCCCAATGGGATGATTTAACCGGTGAGGTTTATCATTTTCCTAAAAGATATAAGGACTTACTCTTAACTGGTGAAAAAGTTATTTATTACAAAGGCAGGATGAAAGATAAAAATTTTGAACCTCGTCGACTAAGTAAGTTTCCTCATTACTTTGGGATCGCTGAGGTAGGAGATGTTATTTCTATCAATAACGACAAAGAACTCTTAGCGGAAATTATTAATTTTAGACCTTTTATTCAAGCTGTTGATTTTCAAATAAACAATGAATATTTAGAAAAAATTCCTAAAAATAAGGAAAAGAATTATTGGAGAGATGGTGTACGAAAGATTGATGATGATACTTACAATGCAATTAAAAACCTGGCGAATTTAGGACCTATTTCAGAAACAAAAACACTATTATCTAATGAGGATAGCCAAAGTTTTGAATCTGGGGTAGAAGGCAAACCAACTCTACAAATTACTACTAAGTATGAAAGAGATCAAAAGCTTAGAAAACAAGCAATTTTAATTCATGGTTATACGTGTGTTGCATGTGGCTTTAATTTTGAAGAGTTTTATGGTGAGTATGCGAAAGGATTTATTCATATCCATCATATAGAGCCGCTTTTTTCAGTAGGCGAAAAAGTAGTAAATCCTGAGACAGATCTAGTCCCATTATGCGCAAACTGTCATGCAGTTATTCATAGAAGAAGAGATAAAACATTAACAGTCGATGATCTACAAAAAATGATTAACAGGAATGTAATGTAG
- a CDS encoding TetR/AcrR family transcriptional regulator translates to MPHIDLPFRALSVLHTSRFLFNKYGFHKVGVDRIVESANIPKATFYNYFHSKERLIEMSLTFQKDGLKHAVISIIYVEKHLTVIEKLRKIYFLHADLDGLYHLPFKAIFEIAKTHPKAYQLVIDYRNWLINEIYKLLLTTNENASKQDAHMFLFVIDGAMVQLLDPNKPDERERLLEYFLLRFG, encoded by the coding sequence ATGCCACATATCGATCTCCCATTTCGTGCTTTAAGCGTGCTTCACACTTCAAGGTTTTTATTTAATAAATATGGTTTTCATAAAGTCGGCGTAGACCGAATTGTTGAGTCGGCAAACATTCCAAAAGCCACGTTTTATAACTACTTTCACTCAAAAGAGCGTCTTATTGAAATGAGCTTAACTTTTCAAAAAGATGGGCTTAAACATGCGGTCATTTCAATTATCTATGTTGAAAAACACTTAACCGTGATTGAAAAGCTCCGCAAGATTTACTTCTTACATGCTGACTTAGACGGGCTTTACCATTTGCCGTTTAAAGCCATTTTTGAAATTGCGAAGACCCATCCAAAGGCATATCAGCTTGTAATTGACTACCGAAACTGGCTCATTAATGAAATCTATAAGTTACTTTTAACCACCAACGAAAATGCTTCAAAACAAGATGCCCACATGTTTTTGTTTGTGATTGATGGAGCAATGGTTCAGCTTTTAGATCCGAACAAACCAGATGAACGGGAGAGATTACTTGAGTATTTTTTGTTGCGGTTTGGGTGA
- a CDS encoding GH3 auxin-responsive promoter family protein has product MKSNEWLTLGSHLVLKKWCDATDRNFQKQFNALETTQRQILHSILQNSTFAKDKKVQNYEQFVKSFPATRYGAWREDIQRYREQKLSLSSSKLVRFQPTSGSSEQIKFIPYTKLFLDELDHAIAPWMASLYRKCPQLSSGTHYWSVSWLPESQREVLKDKNLNDDSALLGVGKRILSKFTQAVPSNVAFAANADDALFATICYLVANRNLAMISVWSPTFALQLLERLESLQKDVIDVLQSGSWGNRQASLKEVTAPHSPKSAQALMASSNGEQIDFKKLWPKLSLVSSWDTAGSKAWAEKLKEKLPSVQFEGKGLWATEGVVTIPYNDQYPLAYQSHFYEFEYLEGDKQGQIIPSWQLKEGDVVSPLITSGNGLLRYCLDDCLRVTGFIEQIPCFEFQGRRFGVDLVGEKLAPETAQQLLSQLNETESKAISLLAIDTQQQVKPFYCVLFEGEIHHSISNEYIDSILRQNFHYELARNLGQLDQPQIRQANNGWNAYKKLVMFDGIIEGNIKPEPLKKVTLNSLEQL; this is encoded by the coding sequence ATGAAATCTAATGAATGGCTCACTTTAGGTTCACATCTAGTTTTAAAAAAATGGTGTGATGCAACTGACCGTAATTTTCAAAAACAGTTTAATGCTTTAGAGACAACGCAACGTCAAATTCTGCATTCAATTTTACAGAACTCGACCTTTGCCAAAGATAAAAAAGTTCAAAACTATGAGCAGTTTGTAAAATCATTTCCTGCGACACGTTACGGCGCATGGCGAGAAGACATTCAACGTTATCGTGAACAAAAACTGTCATTGTCTAGCAGTAAGCTGGTGCGTTTCCAGCCGACCAGTGGTTCGAGTGAACAAATCAAGTTTATTCCATACACCAAGCTATTTTTAGATGAACTTGACCATGCGATTGCGCCGTGGATGGCAAGTTTATACCGTAAATGCCCACAGTTGAGTTCGGGCACACATTACTGGTCGGTGTCATGGTTGCCTGAAAGCCAGCGTGAAGTTTTAAAAGACAAAAACTTAAATGATGATAGTGCTCTACTCGGTGTAGGTAAGCGAATTTTATCTAAGTTTACTCAAGCGGTTCCAAGTAATGTTGCATTTGCCGCCAACGCGGATGATGCACTCTTTGCCACCATTTGTTATTTGGTCGCAAACCGTAACTTAGCCATGATTTCGGTGTGGAGCCCAACGTTTGCGCTGCAATTGCTGGAACGTTTGGAGTCACTGCAAAAGGACGTCATTGATGTTTTACAAAGTGGTTCATGGGGCAACCGTCAGGCTTCATTAAAAGAAGTCACTGCACCGCATAGCCCTAAAAGTGCTCAAGCATTAATGGCAAGTTCAAACGGCGAACAGATCGACTTTAAAAAGCTCTGGCCAAAGTTAAGTCTGGTGTCGAGCTGGGATACCGCAGGTTCAAAAGCTTGGGCTGAAAAATTAAAAGAGAAATTGCCCAGTGTTCAGTTTGAAGGCAAAGGTCTATGGGCGACCGAAGGTGTAGTCACGATTCCCTATAACGACCAATACCCGCTGGCATATCAAAGTCATTTCTACGAATTTGAATATTTAGAAGGTGATAAACAAGGTCAAATCATTCCATCTTGGCAGCTTAAAGAGGGTGATGTGGTGAGTCCGCTGATTACCTCTGGTAATGGTTTGCTTCGTTACTGTCTGGATGATTGCTTACGGGTTACGGGCTTTATAGAGCAAATTCCGTGTTTTGAGTTCCAAGGCCGCCGTTTTGGTGTAGATCTGGTCGGTGAAAAACTTGCGCCCGAAACCGCCCAGCAGTTGTTGTCACAATTAAATGAAACAGAATCGAAAGCGATTTCTTTACTTGCGATTGATACCCAGCAACAGGTTAAGCCATTTTATTGCGTGCTTTTTGAAGGTGAAATTCACCACAGCATTAGCAACGAATATATCGACAGTATTTTGCGTCAGAACTTCCATTACGAGCTTGCACGGAACTTAGGACAGCTTGACCAACCTCAGATTCGCCAAGCCAATAATGGCTGGAATGCCTACAAAAAACTGGTCATGTTTGATGGCATTATTGAAGGCAATATCAAGCCTGAGCCACTCAAAAAAGTCACTCTCAATAGTTTGGAACAACTATGA
- a CDS encoding TolC family protein has protein sequence MKGMKPFNTRFLTLRHALYLGVLIVSNTHAMTLDEALSASLRHESQLEVSRLSVNQSTAMLEQAKQRDGLKVNLVGQLDYERIDTPPHVLFPTEGNRKGRSLQLQADYPIYTSGRHRLGIDVAESQLSAQNQGLSDQRSETILNTVMVYTDVLKKKAILELRKKTMANLQRSLYESKRRFDVGMITRADLAQVLAQVAQGQADITQAQSNLTVSQAQFYQVTGVTPDNLVAIKQLPAIPANLDEILAQTKNHPALMRSKYEKQAAEKQYALTKRELWPTVMLTSRAGKQDEASYIGSESNNYMVGVQLNVPLYDDGLNRANVKKAQADIDLANQKTRSLELDLNKRTRTTYAQLQTIRQNKEALANAIEAASIAFVYTRKEFDVGTKTTFDLLNTEQKLLDVQTQKTVNDQDEVVFVYQLLDQMGRLNNLVPVQTAQQVNNE, from the coding sequence ATGAAAGGGATGAAGCCATTTAATACTCGGTTTTTAACACTTCGACACGCTTTATATTTAGGCGTGTTGATTGTGTCGAATACACATGCTATGACTTTAGATGAGGCTTTATCTGCCAGTTTAAGGCACGAAAGTCAGCTTGAAGTCAGCCGTTTAAGCGTGAACCAGTCTACCGCTATGCTAGAACAAGCCAAGCAGCGTGACGGTCTCAAAGTCAATTTAGTCGGACAACTGGACTATGAAAGAATAGATACACCTCCACACGTCCTGTTTCCAACCGAAGGAAACCGTAAAGGCCGAAGTTTGCAATTACAGGCTGATTATCCGATCTATACCTCTGGCCGACACCGTTTAGGAATTGATGTTGCCGAAAGTCAGCTTTCTGCACAAAACCAAGGTTTGTCAGATCAGAGATCGGAAACCATTTTAAACACCGTGATGGTCTATACCGACGTATTAAAGAAGAAAGCCATTTTAGAACTCAGAAAAAAGACCATGGCAAATCTGCAACGGTCTTTATATGAGTCGAAACGCCGTTTTGACGTGGGCATGATTACCCGTGCAGACTTGGCTCAAGTTTTGGCGCAAGTCGCACAAGGCCAAGCCGATATTACACAGGCTCAATCTAACCTGACCGTAAGTCAAGCACAGTTTTACCAAGTAACGGGTGTAACGCCTGACAACCTTGTTGCGATTAAACAACTACCCGCTATTCCCGCTAACCTAGATGAAATTTTGGCACAAACCAAAAACCATCCGGCTCTCATGCGTAGCAAATATGAAAAGCAGGCTGCCGAGAAACAATACGCTTTAACCAAACGCGAACTCTGGCCAACAGTGATGCTCACCAGCCGTGCCGGAAAGCAAGATGAAGCAAGCTATATTGGTTCGGAAAGTAATAACTATATGGTTGGGGTGCAGCTTAATGTACCGCTCTATGACGATGGTTTAAATCGGGCCAATGTCAAAAAAGCGCAGGCCGATATCGATTTGGCTAACCAAAAAACGCGAAGTCTTGAACTAGATTTAAATAAGCGAACACGCACGACCTATGCGCAGCTTCAAACCATTCGACAAAATAAAGAAGCACTGGCAAATGCCATAGAAGCAGCGTCTATTGCCTTTGTCTACACACGTAAAGAGTTTGATGTGGGCACTAAAACCACGTTTGATTTGCTCAATACCGAGCAGAAATTACTCGATGTTCAAACCCAAAAAACCGTGAATGATCAAGACGAAGTGGTGTTTGTCTATCAGTTACTCGACCAAATGGGGCGTTTAAATAACTTGGTTCCCGTACAAACTGCACAACAGGTGAATAATGAATAA